A single Camarhynchus parvulus chromosome 5, STF_HiC, whole genome shotgun sequence DNA region contains:
- the AREL1 gene encoding apoptosis-resistant E3 ubiquitin protein ligase 1 — MSVPVLGTKRKDAEEWVPPFWLLEHGHLCKDAAVILGCVSHRRDLMFYIIGGITVSVVAFFFTIKFLFELAARIVSFLQHEDRERRGERTIYDYVRGNYLDPRSCKISWDWKDPYEVGHSMAFRVHLFYKNGQPFPAHRPVGLQVHICHVELAIDIPVTQEVLQEPNSNVVKVAFTVRRAGRYKITVKLGGLNVAYSPYYKVFQPGMVVPSKTKIVCHFSTLVLTCGQQHTLQIAPRDEYDNPTSNSVSLIDEHNYSLSIHELGPQEEESSDVVFEKSVVSNRQTCEVFFRLTLHSRGCFHACISYQNQPISNGDFDIIVLSENEKNIVERNVSTSGVSIYFEAYLYDAPSYTNTQWQLPPVHLSSSQRRPSTAIEDEDEDSPSESQTPEKVKKPKKVYCYVSPKQFSVKEFYLKIIPWRLFTFRVCPGTKFSYLGPDPVHKLLTLVVDDGIQPPVELSCKERNILAATFIRSLHKNIGGSETFQDKVNFFQRELRQVHMKRPHSKVTLKVSRHCLLESSFKATRNFSVSDWSKNFEVVFQDEEALDWGGPRREWFELICKALFDTTNQLFTRFSDNNQALVHPNPGRPTYLRLKVYEFAGRLVGKCLYESSLGGAYKQLVRARFTRSFLAQIIGLRMHYKYFETDDPEFYKSKVCFILNNDVSEMDLVFAEEKYSKTGQLEKVVELVAGGAQVPVTNENKILYLNLLAQYRLANQVREEVDHFLKGLNELVPENLLAIFDENELELLMCGTGDISVCDFKAHAVVVGGSWHFREKVMRWFWTVVSSFTQEELARLLQFTTGSSQLPPGGFAALCPSFQIIAAPTHSTLPTAHTCFNQLCLPTYDSYEEVHKMLQLAISEGCEGFGML, encoded by the exons ATGTCTGTCCCAGTTCTGGGCACAAAGCGGAAGGATGCTGAAGAATGGGTACCCCCTTTTTGGCTTTTAGAACATGGGCACTTGTGTAAAG ATGCAGCTGTGATCCTCGGCTGTGTGTCTCACCGAAGGGACCTGATGTTTTACATTATTG gtgggatcACAGTGTCTGTTGTAGCTTTCTTCTTCACCATTAAGTTCCTCTTTGAGCTTGCCGCACGTATAGTCAGCTTCCTTCAGCATGAGGACCGGGAGCGCCGAGGGGAGCGGACCATTTATGACTACGTGCGAGGCAACTACCTGGATCCCCGGTCCTGCAAGATCTCCTGGGATTGGAAGGACCCCTATGAGGTGGGCCATAGCATGGCCTTCCGAGTGCAT TTATTCTATAAAAATGGGCAACCCTTCCCTGCTCACCGGCCTGTGGGGCTGCAAGTTCACATCTGCCATGTGGAGTTAGCAATTGATATTCCTGTAACCCAGGAAGTTCTTCAAGAGCCCAATTCCAATGTGGTGAAAGTGGCTTTCACTGTGCGCAGGGCTGGGAGGTACAAAATCACTGTAAAACTTGGTGGCTTGAATGTGGCCTACAGCCCCTACTACAAGGTTTTTCAGCCAG GAATGGTTGTTCCCTCCAAAACCAAAATTGTCTGCCATTTCTCCACTCTGGTGCTGacctgtgggcagcagcacacTCTGCAGATAGCTCCCAGAGATGAGTATGACAATCCCACCAGCAATTCTGTGTCCTTGATAGATGAGCACAATTACAGCCTCTCCATCCATGAG ctGGGGCCTCAAGAAGAGGAGAGCTCTGATGTGGTGTTTGAGAAGTCTGTGGTGTCCAATCGGCAGACCTGTGAGGTGTTCTTCCGACTCACCTTGCACTCCAGGGGCTGTTTCCATGCCTGCATCTCCTACCAGAACCAGCCCATAAGCAATGGTGATTTTGACATCATTGTTCTAAGTG AGAATGAAAAGAACATTGTAGAACGCAATGTGTCCACCTCAGGTGtcagtatttattttgaagCTTACCTTTACGATGCTCCTAGTTACACCAACACTCAGTGGCAACTCCCACCAGTGCACCTGAGCTCCTCCCAGCGCCGTCCCTCCACTGCCATcgaggatgaagatgaagattCTCCTTCTGAAAGCCAGACCCCTGAGAAAGTGAAAAAGCCTAAAAAAGTCTACTGCTATGTGTCACCTAAG CAATTCTCAGTGAAAGAATTTTACCTGAAGATCATTCCCTGGCGCCTTTTCACCTTTAGAGTGTGCCCTGGCACAAAG TTTTCATACCTTGGTCCTGATCCTGTGCACAAATTACTGACACTGGTGGTGGATGATGGAATCCAACCCCCTGTGGAGCTCAGCTGCAAGGAGAGGAACATCTTGGCAGCCACTTTCATTCGCTCTCTGCATAAAAACATAG GAGGCTCTGAAACCTTCCAAGACAAAGTGAACTTCTTTCAGCGAGAGCTGCGTCAGGTGCACATGAAAAGACCTCACTCGAAGGTCACGCTGAAGGTCAGCCGCCACTGCCTGCTGGAGTCG tcatTTAAAGCAACAcgaaatttttctgtttctgactgGAGCAAAAACTTTGAAGTGGTTTTTCAGGATGAAGAAG cTCTGGACTGGGGAGGTCCACGCAGAGAATGGTTTGAGCTCATTTGTAAGGCATTATTTGATACCACCAATCAACTGTTTACTCGCTTTAGTGATAACAACCAGGCCTTG GTGCATCCGAACCCAGGGCGCCCCACGTATTTGCGACTCAAAGTCTACGAGTTCGCGGGCCGGCTGGTGGGGAAGTGTCTCTATGAGTCGTCTCTGGGCGGGGCTTACAAGCAGCTGGTCCGGGCTCGCTTCACCCGCTCCTTCCTGGCGCAGATCATAGGGCTTCGCATGCATTACAAG TATTTTGAAACGGATGACCCAGAATTTTATAAATCCAAAGTGTGCTTCATACTGAACAATGATGTGAGTGAGATGGATCTGGTCTTTGCTGAAGAGAAGTATAGCAAAACAGGACAGCTGGAGAAG gtGGTAGAACTAGTGGCAGGAGGGGCTCAAGTACCAGTGACAAATGAGAACAAAATCTTGTACCTAAATCTGCTTGCACAGTACAGGCTGGCGAATCAGGTTAGAGAGGAGGTGGATCACTTCCTGAAAG GTCTTAATGAATTGGTACCTGAGAACCTCCTGGCTATTTTTGATGAGAATGAGCTTGAG CTGCTTATGTGTGGTACTGGAGATATCAGTGTCTGTGACTTCAAGGCACATGCTGTAGTGGTAGGAGGATCTTGGCACTTCCGTGAGAAG GTCATGAGGTGGTTTTGGACTGTGGTCTCCAGTTTCACACAGGAAGAGCTGGCCAGGCTTTTGCAGTTCACTACTGGttcctcccagctgcccccaggagGGTTTGCTGCACTCTGTCCATCTTTCCAGATCATTGCAGCTCCAACTCACAGTACTTTGCCGACAGCCCACACTTG ttttaacCAGCTGTGCCTCCCTACTTATGACTCCTATGAAGAAGTGCACAAGATGCTGCAGCTAGCTATCAGCGAGGGTTGTGAGGGATTTGGCATGCTGTGA